The proteins below come from a single Nocardioides eburneiflavus genomic window:
- a CDS encoding transporter substrate-binding domain-containing protein produces MASSTLPRPRGIIRSSIALASTLALAAVLTACGSDDGGDSAGDSGSGDDSGLTTVSSGTLTVCSDVPYPPFEDFDDTSESGFKGFDIDIVQAIADGLELELAVKDSSFDALQSGQALNANQCDIAASAMTITEERQAALDFSDGYYDSQQSLLVAEDSDIASIDDLDGVKVGVQQGTTGKVYAEENATGAELVSFPSDAEMFQAIKAGQVEALLQDLPVNINHQDQGGFSVVETYSTDESYGLAMKKGNTALVDAVNEQLSEMRDDGTYDEIYNSYFATE; encoded by the coding sequence ATGGCATCCAGCACCCTTCCGCGCCCCCGCGGCATCATCCGGAGCTCCATCGCCCTCGCGTCCACCCTGGCCCTCGCCGCGGTGCTCACCGCGTGCGGCTCCGACGACGGCGGCGACTCCGCCGGCGACAGCGGCTCCGGCGACGACTCCGGCCTCACCACGGTCTCCAGCGGCACCCTGACGGTCTGCTCCGACGTCCCCTACCCGCCGTTCGAGGACTTCGACGACACCTCCGAGTCGGGGTTCAAGGGCTTCGACATCGACATCGTCCAGGCGATCGCCGACGGTCTCGAGCTCGAGCTCGCAGTCAAGGACTCCTCCTTCGACGCCCTGCAGAGCGGTCAGGCCCTCAACGCCAACCAGTGCGACATCGCCGCCAGCGCGATGACGATCACCGAGGAGCGCCAGGCGGCCCTCGACTTCTCCGACGGCTACTACGACTCCCAGCAGTCGCTCCTGGTGGCCGAGGACTCCGACATCGCCTCGATCGACGACCTCGACGGCGTGAAGGTGGGCGTCCAGCAGGGCACCACCGGCAAGGTCTACGCCGAGGAGAACGCCACCGGCGCCGAGCTCGTGTCCTTCCCCAGTGACGCCGAGATGTTCCAGGCGATCAAGGCCGGCCAGGTCGAGGCGCTGCTGCAGGACCTGCCGGTCAACATCAACCACCAGGACCAGGGTGGCTTCTCGGTCGTCGAGACGTACTCGACCGACGAGTCCTACGGGCTCGCGATGAAGAAGGGCAACACCGCCCTGGTCGACGCGGTCAACGAGCAGCTCTCCGAGATGCGCGACGACGGCACCTACGACGAGATCTACAACTCCTACTTCGCGACCGAGTGA
- a CDS encoding hotdog fold thioesterase produces MTTPETLAGLSVEELIAFMPDGNGRLNDKLGVELVEISAERVVATMPVEGNTQPYGLLHGGASVALAETLGSIGSAIHAYPARIAVGVDINATHHRAATSGTVTGVATAIHLGRSSTSYEIVISDDQGRRICTSRITCALLDARPPAG; encoded by the coding sequence ATGACCACTCCAGAGACACTGGCCGGCCTGAGCGTCGAGGAGCTGATCGCCTTCATGCCCGACGGCAACGGCCGGCTCAACGACAAGCTGGGCGTCGAGCTCGTCGAGATCTCCGCCGAACGGGTCGTGGCGACCATGCCCGTCGAGGGAAACACCCAGCCGTACGGCCTCCTGCACGGCGGCGCCTCGGTGGCGCTCGCCGAGACCCTGGGCTCGATCGGGTCGGCGATCCACGCCTACCCGGCCAGGATCGCCGTGGGCGTCGACATCAACGCCACCCACCACCGCGCCGCCACGTCGGGAACGGTCACCGGCGTGGCGACAGCGATCCACCTCGGTCGCTCGTCGACGTCCTACGAGATCGTGATCAGCGACGACCAGGGCCGGCGGATCTGCACCTCCCGGATCACCTGCGCGCTCCTGGACGCCCGTCCCCCCGCGGGTTGA
- a CDS encoding GNAT family N-acetyltransferase: MSRTPVTVRAAVPTDVASLRELWNDILRKGDLDEQLADVSRVVAEADTTETRLIAVAEVDGEVAGAVYLEATTFTPLNLEPAVLAVSPHVFAQFRRKGVGSALMEAACRFAEQHGITHVQTAAASEARDANRFMARLSFAPQATLRAATTTAVRARLPQSRQVTQAATSRQRIDRVLAARRIRRERVPG, translated from the coding sequence ATGAGTCGGACGCCGGTGACCGTACGCGCGGCTGTGCCGACGGACGTCGCCTCGCTGCGGGAGCTGTGGAACGACATCCTGCGCAAGGGTGACCTCGACGAGCAGCTCGCCGACGTGTCACGCGTGGTCGCCGAGGCGGACACCACCGAGACCCGACTGATCGCGGTTGCCGAGGTCGACGGCGAGGTGGCCGGTGCGGTCTACCTCGAGGCCACCACGTTCACACCGCTCAACCTCGAGCCCGCCGTGCTGGCCGTCTCGCCCCACGTGTTCGCGCAGTTCCGCCGCAAGGGCGTGGGCAGCGCGCTGATGGAGGCGGCCTGCCGCTTCGCCGAGCAGCACGGGATCACCCATGTCCAGACCGCGGCGGCCTCGGAGGCGCGTGACGCCAACCGCTTCATGGCGCGGCTCTCCTTCGCCCCGCAGGCGACGCTGCGAGCGGCCACCACGACCGCCGTACGCGCCCGCTTGCCGCAGTCGCGCCAGGTGACGCAGGCGGCGACGAGCCGTCAGCGCATCGACCGGGTCCTGGCCGCGCGACGCATCCGTCGCGAGCGCGTCCCGGGCTGA
- a CDS encoding amino acid ABC transporter ATP-binding protein has translation MTTSVQAAPAIQIKDLHKSFGSNEVLRGIDFHVDDGEVVCVIGPSGSGKSTLLRCVNRLEEPDSGQILVEGVDIIDPETDLDAVRSRIGMVFQQFNLFPHMNVLRNLTVAQQKVKGRSKKEAIEVARANLEKVGLGGRENVYPAHLSGGQQQRVAIARALSMDPDMMLFDEPTSALDPELVGDVLEVMKTLAGEGMTMMVVTHEMGFAREVGDKLVFMDGGVIVEEGDPREVLSNPQHERTQAFLSKVL, from the coding sequence ATGACCACGAGCGTCCAGGCGGCCCCCGCCATCCAGATCAAGGACCTGCACAAGTCCTTCGGGTCCAACGAGGTCCTCAGGGGCATCGACTTCCACGTCGACGACGGCGAGGTCGTCTGCGTCATCGGTCCGTCCGGCTCGGGCAAGTCCACACTGCTGCGCTGCGTCAACCGCCTCGAGGAGCCCGACAGCGGGCAGATCCTGGTCGAGGGGGTCGACATCATCGACCCCGAGACCGACCTCGACGCCGTCCGGTCCCGCATCGGCATGGTCTTCCAGCAGTTCAACCTCTTCCCCCACATGAACGTGCTGCGCAACCTCACGGTGGCGCAGCAGAAGGTGAAGGGGCGGTCCAAGAAGGAAGCCATCGAGGTCGCCCGGGCCAACCTCGAGAAGGTCGGGCTGGGCGGTCGCGAGAACGTCTATCCCGCGCACCTCTCAGGCGGCCAGCAGCAGCGCGTCGCGATCGCGCGTGCCCTGTCGATGGACCCCGACATGATGCTGTTCGACGAGCCCACGTCCGCGCTCGACCCCGAGCTGGTCGGCGACGTGCTCGAGGTGATGAAGACCCTCGCCGGCGAGGGCATGACCATGATGGTCGTGACCCACGAGATGGGCTTCGCCCGCGAGGTGGGCGACAAGCTGGTCTTCATGGACGGTGGCGTCATCGTCGAGGAGGGCGACCCGCGCGAGGTGCTGTCCAACCCGCAGCACGAGCGGACCCAGGCCTTCCTGTCGAAGGTCCTGTGA
- a CDS encoding ABC transporter ATP-binding protein, whose translation MSETRILDIDKLTLKFGGLTALDDVSFHINEGEILGLIGPNGAGKTTCFNAITGVYRPTSGTISFQGESLAGRKRFQIAQAGIARTFQNIRLFPTMTALENVLVGADAQHTTGMFSALFRLPKHRREEAEGHDLAMQLLRFMGLATKADELAANLSYGDQRRLEIARAMATKPKLICLDEPAAGFNPQEKRVLMDLIRKVRDQGFTVLLIEHDMRLVMGVTDRIVVLEFGKKIAEGAPAEIRDNPAVIAAYLGVEEEDAS comes from the coding sequence GTGTCTGAGACACGCATCCTCGACATCGACAAGCTGACGCTGAAGTTCGGCGGCCTCACGGCACTCGACGACGTCAGCTTCCACATCAACGAGGGCGAGATCCTCGGGCTGATCGGCCCCAACGGTGCCGGCAAGACGACGTGCTTCAACGCCATCACCGGCGTCTACCGGCCGACATCAGGGACGATCAGCTTCCAGGGTGAGTCGCTGGCCGGCCGCAAGCGCTTCCAGATCGCGCAGGCCGGCATCGCCCGTACGTTCCAGAACATCCGGCTGTTCCCGACGATGACGGCGCTGGAGAACGTCCTGGTCGGTGCGGACGCGCAGCACACCACCGGGATGTTCAGCGCCCTCTTCCGGCTGCCGAAGCACCGCCGCGAGGAGGCCGAGGGCCATGACCTCGCGATGCAGCTGCTGCGCTTCATGGGCCTGGCCACCAAGGCCGACGAGCTGGCGGCGAACCTGTCGTACGGCGACCAGCGCCGGCTCGAGATCGCACGAGCCATGGCCACGAAGCCCAAGCTGATCTGTCTCGACGAGCCGGCGGCCGGCTTCAACCCGCAGGAGAAGAGGGTCCTGATGGACCTGATCCGCAAGGTCCGCGACCAGGGGTTCACCGTGCTGCTCATCGAGCACGACATGCGCCTGGTGATGGGAGTGACCGACCGGATCGTGGTGCTCGAGTTCGGCAAGAAGATCGCCGAGGGCGCCCCGGCGGAGATCCGCGACAACCCTGCGGTGATCGCCGCCTACCTCGGAGTGGAGGAAGAAGATGCTTCTTGA
- a CDS encoding ABC transporter ATP-binding protein, which translates to MLLEVEGLCVNYGHIEAIRDISFSVPEGSVTTLIGANGAGKTTTLKTLSGIRKVRAGSVKFDGKDITHSAPYDRVKLGISQSPEGRRCFVGMTVRENLDMGAFVRSDRKSKAYQEDMDRVLTLFPRLSERINQSAGTMSGGEQQMLAIGRALMARPRLLLLDEPSMGLAPKLIAQIFSIIKEINAQGTTVLLVEQNAAQALKAADDAHILETGEIVRSGKGSELAGDESVKAAYLGGDI; encoded by the coding sequence ATGCTTCTTGAGGTGGAGGGACTGTGCGTCAACTACGGGCACATCGAGGCCATCCGTGACATCAGCTTCAGTGTGCCGGAGGGCAGCGTCACGACCTTGATCGGCGCCAACGGCGCCGGCAAGACCACGACGCTGAAGACACTCTCGGGCATCCGGAAGGTGCGCGCCGGCTCTGTGAAGTTCGACGGCAAGGACATCACCCACTCGGCCCCGTACGACCGGGTGAAGCTGGGCATCAGCCAGTCGCCCGAGGGCCGCCGCTGCTTCGTCGGCATGACCGTGCGTGAGAACCTCGACATGGGCGCCTTCGTGCGCAGCGACCGCAAGAGCAAGGCGTACCAGGAGGACATGGACCGGGTGCTGACACTCTTTCCGCGGCTGTCCGAGCGGATCAACCAGTCCGCGGGCACCATGTCGGGTGGTGAGCAGCAGATGCTGGCGATCGGGCGTGCGCTCATGGCACGTCCGCGGTTGCTGCTGCTCGACGAGCCGTCGATGGGACTGGCGCCCAAGCTGATCGCGCAGATCTTCTCGATCATCAAGGAGATCAACGCGCAGGGCACCACGGTGCTGCTGGTCGAGCAGAACGCCGCGCAGGCGCTCAAGGCCGCGGACGACGCCCACATCCTCGAGACCGGCGAGATCGTCCGCTCGGGCAAGGGCAGCGAGCTCGCCGGTGACGAGTCGGTGAAGGCCGCCTACCTCGGCGGAGACATCTGA
- the polA gene encoding DNA polymerase I, translating into MPETSETTDVHRRPRLLLLDGHSLAYRAFFALPVENFATATGQHTNAVYGFTSMLVNVLRDEAPTHVAVAFDKSRQTFRLEEYSDYKAKRNKTPDEFSSQLPLIRRVLDALHIQHLSMDGYEADDIIATLVTQALAEGMEVLVLTGDRDSIQLVTESSTVLYPMQGVSNLARMTPAYVEDKYGVPPDRYPELAAIVGETSDNLPGVPGVGPGFAARWINQYDGLDNVIARADEITGKKGEALRAHLGDVIRNRRLNALVRDLTLPVRPDGLARQPWDRTAGLELLDELEFRGELRTRLLDTIDPAPDETAEAEAGFELDGRRLAAGEAAAWLDEHAPAGTRVGVAVQGTWRAGTGDVHSLAVATREGQAAWIDAADLGPDDDAAVAAWLADPDRPKAVHDANGPSLALAARGWELRGLEVDTALAAYLVQPDQRSYALADLTLRYLKRELRQDSADADQLSFDAIDDTTASDTAMLTARAVLDLADALDGAVEEHGGSQLLREVELPLIGTLVRMEQVGIAVDTDYLEGLESEFGEQVRAAATDAYDVIGKEINLGSPKQLQVVLFDELDMPKTKRTKTGYTTDADALQQLFEKTEHPFLQHLLRHRDVIRLRQTVEGLLKTVAPDGRIHTTYNQIIAATGRLSSTDPNLQNIPIRTEAGRRIREAFVVGEAGESLLTADYSQVEMRIMAHLSEDALLIEAFRSGQDFHSITAARVFGVDAADVSVEQRAKIKAMNYGLAYGLSAFGLSQQLRIDTSEARGLMDEYFETFGGVRDYLGGIVDEARRSGFTETILGRRRYLPDLTSDNRQRREMAERMALNAPIQGSAADLVKVAMLGVERALAEQGLHSRMLLQVHDELVFEVAPGEGEALAALVRAEMGGAADLAVPLDVSIGTGRSWHDAAH; encoded by the coding sequence GTGCCTGAGACGAGCGAGACGACCGACGTGCACCGCCGCCCCCGCCTCCTGCTGCTGGACGGCCACTCCCTGGCCTACCGGGCCTTCTTCGCCCTCCCGGTGGAGAACTTCGCGACCGCCACCGGGCAGCACACCAACGCCGTCTACGGCTTCACCTCGATGCTGGTCAACGTGCTGCGCGACGAGGCTCCGACGCACGTCGCGGTCGCGTTCGACAAGTCGCGCCAGACCTTCCGCCTCGAGGAGTACAGCGACTACAAGGCCAAGCGCAACAAGACGCCCGACGAGTTCAGCAGCCAGCTGCCGCTGATCCGCCGCGTCCTCGACGCGCTGCACATCCAGCACCTGTCGATGGACGGCTACGAGGCCGACGACATCATCGCCACGCTCGTGACGCAGGCGCTCGCCGAGGGGATGGAGGTGCTGGTCCTCACCGGTGACCGCGACTCGATCCAGCTCGTCACCGAGTCGTCCACCGTGCTCTACCCCATGCAGGGCGTGAGCAACCTGGCTCGGATGACCCCGGCCTACGTCGAGGACAAGTACGGCGTCCCGCCCGACCGCTACCCCGAGCTGGCCGCCATCGTGGGGGAGACCTCCGACAACCTTCCGGGCGTCCCCGGTGTGGGCCCCGGGTTCGCGGCGCGCTGGATCAACCAGTACGACGGCCTCGACAACGTGATCGCGCGCGCCGACGAGATCACCGGCAAGAAGGGCGAGGCCCTGCGCGCCCACCTCGGCGACGTCATCCGCAACCGGCGGCTCAACGCGCTCGTGCGCGACCTGACCCTCCCCGTACGCCCCGACGGCCTGGCCCGCCAGCCCTGGGACCGTACGGCGGGTCTCGAGCTGCTCGACGAGCTCGAGTTCCGCGGTGAGCTGCGCACCCGCCTGCTCGACACCATCGACCCCGCCCCCGACGAGACCGCCGAGGCCGAGGCCGGCTTCGAGCTGGACGGCCGGCGCCTCGCCGCCGGTGAGGCGGCGGCCTGGCTCGACGAGCACGCGCCTGCGGGCACCCGTGTCGGCGTCGCGGTGCAGGGCACGTGGCGCGCCGGCACGGGTGACGTGCACTCGCTGGCGGTGGCGACGAGGGAGGGACAGGCGGCCTGGATCGACGCCGCCGACCTCGGGCCCGACGACGACGCGGCCGTGGCGGCCTGGCTCGCCGACCCGGACCGGCCCAAGGCGGTCCACGACGCCAACGGGCCGAGCCTGGCGCTGGCCGCCCGCGGGTGGGAGCTGCGTGGCCTCGAGGTCGACACCGCGCTCGCCGCCTACCTGGTCCAGCCCGACCAGCGCTCGTACGCCCTCGCCGACCTGACCCTGCGCTACCTCAAGCGTGAGCTGCGGCAGGACTCCGCCGACGCCGACCAGCTCAGCTTCGACGCGATCGACGACACCACGGCGAGCGACACCGCGATGCTCACGGCCCGGGCGGTGCTCGACCTCGCCGACGCGCTCGACGGCGCGGTCGAGGAGCACGGTGGCAGCCAGCTGCTGCGCGAGGTGGAGCTGCCGCTCATCGGCACGCTGGTCAGGATGGAACAGGTCGGGATCGCCGTCGACACCGACTACCTCGAGGGACTCGAGTCGGAGTTCGGCGAGCAGGTCCGGGCGGCCGCCACCGACGCCTACGACGTCATCGGCAAGGAGATCAACCTCGGCTCGCCCAAGCAGCTGCAGGTCGTGCTGTTCGACGAGCTCGACATGCCGAAGACCAAGCGCACCAAGACCGGGTACACGACCGACGCCGACGCGCTCCAGCAGCTCTTCGAGAAGACCGAGCACCCCTTCCTCCAGCACCTGCTGCGCCACCGCGACGTGATCCGGCTCCGCCAGACCGTCGAGGGTCTGCTCAAGACGGTGGCCCCGGACGGTCGCATCCACACGACCTACAACCAGATCATCGCCGCGACCGGACGCCTCTCGAGCACCGACCCCAACCTCCAGAACATCCCGATCCGCACCGAGGCCGGGCGCCGGATCCGTGAGGCCTTCGTGGTGGGCGAGGCCGGCGAGTCGCTGCTGACCGCCGACTACAGCCAGGTCGAGATGCGGATCATGGCGCACCTCTCGGAGGATGCCCTGCTGATCGAGGCGTTCCGCTCCGGGCAGGACTTCCACTCGATCACCGCCGCGCGGGTGTTCGGTGTCGACGCCGCGGACGTCAGCGTCGAGCAGCGCGCCAAGATCAAGGCGATGAACTACGGCCTCGCCTACGGCCTGTCGGCGTTCGGCCTCTCCCAGCAGCTGCGTATCGACACCTCCGAGGCGCGGGGGCTGATGGACGAGTACTTCGAGACCTTCGGCGGGGTCCGCGACTACCTCGGCGGGATCGTCGACGAGGCCCGCCGCTCGGGGTTCACCGAGACCATCCTCGGCCGGCGCCGCTACCTGCCCGACCTCACCAGCGACAACCGCCAGCGCCGCGAGATGGCCGAGCGGATGGCCCTCAACGCCCCGATCCAGGGCTCGGCGGCCGACCTGGTCAAGGTCGCCATGCTCGGCGTCGAGCGCGCCCTGGCCGAGCAGGGCCTGCACTCGCGGATGCTGCTCCAGGTCCACGACGAGCTCGTGTTCGAGGTGGCGCCGGGCGAGGGCGAGGCGCTGGCCGCGCTGGTCCGCGCGGAGATGGGCGGCGCAGCCGACCTGGCCGTGCCCCTCGACGTGTCGATCGGCACCGGGCGCAGCTGGCACGACGCCGCGCACTGA
- a CDS encoding lipopolysaccharide biosynthesis protein: protein MSAPSSTRRTRAHDGSAVAIATSVMNVATYGFTMLAARIIGPSEYGAFVACLNLLVILQVVALGLQATAARRIAVDLGNVATIEGAILRTTTRVSVAVGALLLVLVPAVDALLNLDSLTTAAVVAVAAVPLTLAGGQAGILQGERRWGALALFYVAGGVPRLVVGTAIILWRPDATSAILGVGIGYLFPLVVGWWALRHRRTPESVAAEHSARSLLVESAHNAQVLFAYFALSSVDIMIARQVLDDHDAGLYASGLIMAKVMLFLPQFVVIVAFPDMATPTSRRRALVRSLLLVAALGVVMVVAARVLSGLAMVFVGGAEFGEVEDLLWVFAFLGTLLAMLQLQVYAVLARQGRRTVVLVWAALAVVVALGLRTDSVIGLVSVVVAVDAVLLSVLTVASLRLAREPEPDPATG from the coding sequence GTGTCCGCCCCCAGCAGCACGCGCAGGACGCGCGCCCACGACGGCAGCGCCGTCGCCATCGCCACCAGCGTCATGAACGTGGCGACCTACGGCTTCACGATGCTGGCCGCCCGGATCATCGGCCCCAGTGAGTACGGCGCCTTCGTGGCCTGCCTCAACCTGCTCGTCATCCTCCAGGTCGTGGCCCTCGGTCTCCAGGCCACAGCGGCGCGCCGCATCGCCGTCGACCTCGGCAACGTGGCGACCATCGAGGGCGCCATCCTGCGCACGACGACGCGCGTGTCCGTCGCGGTGGGGGCACTGCTGCTCGTCCTCGTCCCGGCGGTCGACGCCCTGCTCAACCTCGACAGCCTCACCACGGCCGCCGTCGTCGCCGTCGCTGCCGTGCCGCTCACGCTGGCCGGCGGCCAGGCCGGCATCCTCCAGGGTGAGCGCCGCTGGGGAGCCCTGGCGCTGTTCTACGTCGCGGGCGGCGTGCCCCGGCTCGTGGTCGGCACCGCGATCATCCTGTGGCGACCCGATGCCACGAGCGCCATCCTCGGTGTCGGCATCGGCTACCTCTTCCCGCTCGTGGTCGGCTGGTGGGCGCTGCGCCACCGACGTACGCCCGAGAGCGTCGCGGCGGAGCACTCGGCGCGCTCCCTCCTCGTGGAGAGCGCGCACAACGCCCAGGTGCTCTTCGCCTACTTCGCCCTCTCCAGCGTCGACATCATGATCGCGCGTCAGGTCCTCGACGACCACGACGCGGGCTTGTACGCCTCGGGGCTGATCATGGCCAAGGTCATGCTGTTCCTCCCCCAGTTCGTCGTGATCGTCGCCTTCCCGGACATGGCCACCCCGACGAGCCGCAGACGAGCGCTCGTCCGGAGCCTGCTGCTGGTCGCGGCGCTGGGCGTGGTGATGGTGGTCGCCGCCCGGGTGCTGTCCGGGCTGGCGATGGTCTTCGTCGGCGGGGCGGAGTTCGGCGAGGTCGAGGACCTGCTGTGGGTCTTCGCCTTCCTCGGCACGCTGCTCGCGATGCTGCAGCTCCAGGTGTACGCCGTGCTGGCCCGACAGGGTCGCCGCACCGTGGTGCTGGTGTGGGCCGCCCTGGCCGTCGTCGTCGCGCTGGGCCTGCGGACCGACTCGGTGATCGGCCTGGTCAGCGTGGTGGTGGCGGTGGACGCGGTGCTCCTGTCCGTGCTCACCGTGGCCAGCCTGCGGCTGGCACGCGAGCCCGAGCCGGACCCCGCCACCGGCTGA
- a CDS encoding amino acid ABC transporter permease, translating to MALKRSTRRTLSRAVLYAVLLGVLLLVGLSADWATIRANFFAPAGIGNPFTGDWGTWPDLLTVGVKNSLIYTAVAFGAGLVLGVVLALMRLSPVAAYRWIATAYIEFFRGLPVLLVVLVMAFGIPIAFNGWTPPGGTVGAGVVGLILVAAAYMAETIRAGIQAVPKGQTEAARSLGMSAGRTTITVVLPQAFRIVIPPLTNEFVLLIKDTALLFVIGFAADQRELTTIARDFMASSETAGTATSLIQASILYLLITLPLTRLVSWLERKQQKAR from the coding sequence GTGGCTCTGAAGCGCTCGACGCGTCGCACCCTCAGCAGGGCGGTCCTCTACGCCGTCCTGCTGGGGGTGTTGCTCCTGGTGGGCCTGAGTGCCGACTGGGCCACCATCCGCGCCAACTTCTTCGCCCCTGCCGGCATCGGCAACCCGTTCACGGGTGACTGGGGCACCTGGCCCGACCTCCTCACGGTCGGCGTCAAGAACTCGCTGATCTACACCGCAGTCGCCTTCGGGGCGGGGCTGGTGCTCGGCGTCGTGCTGGCACTCATGCGGCTCTCCCCCGTGGCTGCCTACCGCTGGATCGCGACCGCCTACATCGAGTTCTTCCGCGGCCTGCCCGTCCTGCTCGTCGTCCTGGTGATGGCGTTCGGCATCCCGATCGCGTTCAACGGGTGGACCCCGCCCGGCGGCACCGTCGGTGCCGGCGTCGTCGGACTGATCCTGGTCGCCGCCGCCTACATGGCCGAGACCATCCGGGCCGGCATCCAGGCCGTGCCCAAGGGTCAGACCGAGGCCGCGCGCTCGCTCGGCATGAGCGCGGGCCGCACCACGATCACCGTGGTGCTCCCCCAGGCCTTCCGGATCGTCATCCCGCCGCTGACCAACGAGTTCGTCCTGCTCATCAAGGACACCGCGCTGCTGTTCGTGATCGGCTTCGCCGCCGACCAGCGTGAGCTGACCACGATCGCGCGCGACTTCATGGCCTCCAGCGAGACCGCCGGGACTGCGACCAGCCTGATCCAGGCCTCGATCCTCTACCTCTTGATCACCCTGCCGCTCACCCGACTGGTGTCCTGGCTCGAGCGCAAGCAGCAGAAGGCCAGGTGA
- a CDS encoding branched-chain amino acid ABC transporter permease has product MSKFKLSLTGLPKPVKIVFWLLLVAFAYALPLLELPLITTPGVDFGGVLFVVTMYMLVALGLNIVVGYAGLLDLGYVGFYAVGAYTAAILTSFHANWPLLFALPIAVLASTISGVLLGAPTLRVRGDYLAIVTLGFGEIIRLVAVNTEWLGEAKGISNIARPPSLGGTDGLFEIPHLYWGDGTVLLDTQDTTKFLVFGVLDQIPYYWLGLTVVIIILFADVLIKNSRVGRAWEATREDEDAAELMGVPTFRFKLLAFATGAFIGGLAGALYASRQNFINPQSFLLLFSILFLAAVVVGGQGNRWGVLVGAALVAYLPQRFREFDDFRVLVFGLALVVLATLRPEGLFPPKRTVRAKHLEQELEVLEEGGAEGEEGARV; this is encoded by the coding sequence ATGAGCAAGTTCAAGCTCTCCCTGACGGGGCTGCCCAAGCCGGTGAAGATCGTGTTCTGGCTGCTGCTCGTCGCGTTCGCCTACGCCCTCCCGCTCCTGGAGCTTCCCCTCATCACCACGCCGGGCGTCGACTTCGGTGGCGTGCTGTTCGTGGTCACCATGTACATGCTGGTGGCACTCGGCCTCAACATCGTGGTCGGCTATGCCGGCCTGCTCGACCTCGGCTACGTCGGCTTCTACGCCGTCGGCGCCTACACCGCCGCGATCCTCACGTCCTTCCACGCCAACTGGCCGCTGCTCTTCGCCCTTCCGATCGCGGTGCTCGCGAGCACCATCTCGGGCGTGCTGCTCGGTGCGCCGACCCTGCGCGTGCGCGGCGACTACCTCGCGATCGTCACGCTCGGCTTCGGCGAGATCATCCGCCTGGTCGCGGTCAACACCGAGTGGCTGGGCGAGGCGAAGGGCATCAGCAACATCGCCCGCCCGCCGAGCCTGGGTGGGACCGACGGGCTGTTCGAGATCCCGCACCTCTACTGGGGCGACGGGACCGTGCTGCTCGACACGCAGGACACCACGAAGTTCCTCGTCTTCGGCGTGCTGGACCAGATCCCGTACTACTGGCTCGGCCTCACCGTCGTGATCATCATCCTGTTCGCCGACGTCCTCATCAAGAACAGCCGGGTCGGGCGTGCGTGGGAGGCGACGCGGGAGGACGAGGACGCCGCCGAGCTGATGGGCGTGCCGACCTTCCGGTTCAAGCTGCTCGCCTTCGCCACCGGAGCCTTCATCGGCGGTCTCGCGGGCGCGCTCTACGCCAGCCGACAGAACTTCATCAACCCGCAGTCGTTCCTGCTGCTCTTCTCGATCCTGTTCCTGGCGGCCGTCGTGGTCGGCGGGCAGGGCAACCGCTGGGGCGTCCTGGTGGGCGCGGCCCTGGTGGCGTACCTGCCGCAGCGCTTCCGCGAGTTCGACGACTTCCGCGTGCTGGTCTTCGGGCTCGCGCTGGTCGTGCTGGCGACGCTGCGACCCGAGGGACTGTTCCCCCCGAAGCGGACCGTACGCGCGAAACATCTCGAGCAGGAGCTGGAAGTGCTGGAAGAGGGCGGCGCCGAGGGAGAGGAGGGGGCTCGTGTCTGA